In Rhizobium lusitanum, a genomic segment contains:
- a CDS encoding glycerophosphodiester phosphodiesterase, whose protein sequence is MPLSLHAARHGSLRIAAHRGFSRHFPENTILAFQKGVDAGANESEIDLMLTRDDKIVVMHDRTLERTTDGWGFVGDHDLDEILTLDAGAKFDPRFAGTRAPTLAEVITWAKQTDTRLAIEIKERERADRLADVMIGTLRDMDAFKHVAISSFDHLDLRRVKEIEPRLQTEAILHHRPVDMISSMRSGGIDGVSLELNYFHRTDAEAFQEAGIAVRLSLPLPERLVRFWQSGRDPLPSIRRCVKDRLIDGLIGDDVDFLRMLSRSAVELEG, encoded by the coding sequence GTGCCTTTGTCTCTTCACGCTGCCCGTCACGGATCGCTTCGCATTGCTGCTCACCGTGGTTTCAGCCGGCACTTTCCGGAAAACACCATTCTCGCCTTTCAAAAGGGCGTGGATGCCGGCGCCAATGAGAGCGAAATCGATCTGATGCTGACCCGCGACGACAAGATCGTCGTCATGCACGACCGCACGCTGGAGCGCACCACCGACGGCTGGGGCTTTGTCGGCGATCATGATCTCGACGAGATCCTGACGCTGGACGCCGGTGCGAAATTCGATCCTCGCTTTGCCGGCACCCGCGCGCCGACGCTTGCCGAGGTGATCACCTGGGCCAAGCAGACCGACACGCGCCTTGCCATCGAGATAAAAGAGCGCGAACGCGCCGATCGGCTCGCCGATGTCATGATCGGGACGCTGCGGGACATGGACGCATTCAAGCATGTCGCCATCTCCTCCTTCGATCATCTCGATCTGCGCCGCGTGAAGGAAATCGAGCCGCGCCTGCAGACGGAGGCGATCCTGCATCATCGCCCCGTGGATATGATCAGTTCCATGCGTTCAGGCGGCATCGACGGTGTTTCGCTGGAGCTGAACTACTTTCATCGCACCGACGCGGAAGCCTTCCAGGAGGCCGGGATTGCGGTGCGTCTGAGCCTGCCGCTGCCGGAACGGCTTGTGAGATTCTGGCAGAGCGGTCGGGATCCGCTCCCCTCGATCCGACGTTGCGTCAAGGATAGGCTGATTGACGGCCTGATCGGCGACGATGTGGACTTCCTTCGCATGCTGAGCAGAAGTGCCGTCGAGCTTGAAGGCTGA